The genomic interval AGACATCCAGAATGACCGGATTCTGCATCACGCGAATTTTCATGCCCTTGAGATCAGCAAGGGATTCAATCGGACGCACGCGGTTGGTTAGATGACGGACGCCGAAATTGCCGATGGCCAGGCCGTGAATACCAACCGGATCGAGCATATCCATCAGCTTGCGCGCCCATGGCCCACGAGCAACCTTGGCGGAAACTTCCTTGCTCGGGAAAATATAGGGCAGATCTGGCAGGCGGAATTCTTTTACATAGTTGCCCAGTACTGATGGGGTCGGGACCACCATATGAACCGTGCCCAGCTTGATGGCTTCGAGCACTTCAAGGTCGCCGCCGAGCATGGCGTTCGGAAAGATCTGAACCTCGATATCGCCGCCGGATTTGTCTTCAACATACTTCTTGAATTCTGTAAGTGCTTTATACTGGTAATGCTGCTCGGTAATACCCGTACTGACCTTGATGGTCTTGCTGGCCGCTTGAACCTGGCCACCGGCAAGTGTCATGGCCGCTGCAAACAACAGTGTGTGAGCCGTCTTTGCTAGAAAATTCATGCTTTCCTCCGCTTTATGCTGGTTGTTCGGCACGGTGCCCTCTCCACCGTTTTCAATCCAGTTCCAGCTTCCTATTCCTCCCAAAGCAGGCGCTCGGATTGACCGAATTGCGTAAATCCCCCCAAAAGGCTGCCAGTCGAATATTCGGAAGACAGCCTGTTCGGAGGGGAGCTGAACAACCCGGTGACTCTTGCTAAGAGGCCACCGGGCAGGGGCAAGATCTAGAGAAGATCTGCGAGGAGCTTGTCGATTTTCTTCTTGTTCGCGTCATCCAGATCGCCAAGCGGATGACGAGGCAGGCCAACATCAACGCCCTGCGCTGTAAGGGTGTATTTGCAGACTTCCTGCCAATGGGGCACGCCTGCTTCCTTGTCATAGAAGAAATAATCGATATATGGCTGCATCTTGGCCTGCTGAGCGCGGGCTTTGTCGACGTCTTTCTCGGTGATGCAGATGTCCATCAGTGTGCGGCATGCTTTTGGCAGAACGGCAGGGAAGCCGCTGAGCCAGCCATTGGCACCAGCCAGCATGCCTTCCATGGCGGCATAGTCATGGCCGTAGAAGATATCCAGCTTGTCACCGCAATGGAAGCGCAGTTCATGCACACGGTTGGCGTCGCCATGAGCTGCCTTGATGGCGTTGACCACACCTTCATCCAGAAGGGTCTTTACTTCGAGCGGCGTCAGTTCATATCCGGCGAACCATGGGTTGTTGTAAACCATGATGGGAATATCGACATTCTGACGCAGTTCGCGGAAGTGGCTCATAACCGCTTTCTTATGCGGATTGAGATAGTAGGGCAGGATCACCATCAGGCCATCGGCGCCCTTGTCCTGAGCAAACTTGCTCATGTCGATGGTGTTGATGGTTGAGTAGAAGCCTGTGCCGCAATAGATGGGCACTTCACCATCGATGAAACCGAGAACATGTTCGATGATTTCTTTCTGTTCGGTCGGGTTCATGGCGATATTTTCGCCGGTGCTGCCGCAGATGGAGAGATTCTGCGCGCCCTGATCGATCAACCAGCGCAGATATTTTTCCATTTTGGGTTTGCTGTAGGTCTGATCGTCGTTCCAGATCGTCATACATGCTGGCATAAGGCCTGAAGCGTGTTTCATGTCTAAATTCCTTGGTTGTTCAGGATGTCACCTCGGGCACTCCCGGTTGACGGTGGGAGTATGAGATTGATTGTTACGTTCATACAAAATGGAATTTAAGTCAACAAAAATATATTTAATCCCATAATGTGGAAAATAATGGGATGTGTAGTCGCCATTATTATCCACAATCGGAAGGTAGGCAAATTCAATATTTTCAATGTCCATTTATGACGTCAAAGGCACATGAAGTGAGAGGACGAGAGACACAACGCCTTCTTGAGCTTGAAATGAGGTGCATTTGTGCTTCTGCAGAACAAGTCAGAAAGCTATGGTCAAGACAGGAGATGCAAAGGTTCTTCTTTTGCAGTGTCGAGAATATAATATTAAATACAATTATTTATGGGGATGTCGTCGGGATATTTTTACGCTGCATGTGTCGTCAAACCCACCATTCTGCAGGTTTCGTGATCGGCGTTACGGGCTGACGAGGCTTGATTAGAATTTTTTCGAGTGACAAATAAATTGCTCATCAGTCGTGATGTTTTGCGTATCTTAGCAAGAAATATTCCGTAATCCGGATTATGCCGTAATACCAATTGTTGAACCGGCGCTGCGAAACCCATTCAAAGGGTGCACTATTATGGTGGGTAGCCTTTCAGACCGCTTCAGAAGGGTGTCAGTTGTCGAAGTCAGATGCAGCGATCGGCACAAAAGCACAGAGAGACGCCGATTTTCTGCCATTTTCGCTGAATTGTGTATAGAAGAATATTTGGTTGTAATCAGTAAAAATTACTATTTATATTATTTATTAGATGGTAAATTGTGGAGATTCGTCAACGGTCTGTGTTGCTATGTTCCGTATTGTGGATTATTCCTGAAATAAATCCCCTTTAA from uncultured Cohaesibacter sp. carries:
- a CDS encoding TRAP transporter substrate-binding protein, translated to MNFLAKTAHTLLFAAAMTLAGGQVQAASKTIKVSTGITEQHYQYKALTEFKKYVEDKSGGDIEVQIFPNAMLGGDLEVLEAIKLGTVHMVVPTPSVLGNYVKEFRLPDLPYIFPSKEVSAKVARGPWARKLMDMLDPVGIHGLAIGNFGVRHLTNRVRPIESLADLKGMKIRVMQNPVILDVFRALGTNPTPMSFGEVFSALQTGTIDGQENPYATILLSRFYEVQKYLSNSGHMHSWDVLVIGKRFYDNMSADQQKIIDEGAKIFAEYEHEASAKAEKEALQALIDTGITYTEISKENLAEMRETALPVIEQHGKDISASMYDELIAEIEKVSAE
- a CDS encoding dihydrodipicolinate synthase family protein, producing the protein MKHASGLMPACMTIWNDDQTYSKPKMEKYLRWLIDQGAQNLSICGSTGENIAMNPTEQKEIIEHVLGFIDGEVPIYCGTGFYSTINTIDMSKFAQDKGADGLMVILPYYLNPHKKAVMSHFRELRQNVDIPIMVYNNPWFAGYELTPLEVKTLLDEGVVNAIKAAHGDANRVHELRFHCGDKLDIFYGHDYAAMEGMLAGANGWLSGFPAVLPKACRTLMDICITEKDVDKARAQQAKMQPYIDYFFYDKEAGVPHWQEVCKYTLTAQGVDVGLPRHPLGDLDDANKKKIDKLLADLL